In one window of Scylla paramamosain isolate STU-SP2022 unplaced genomic scaffold, ASM3559412v1 Contig37, whole genome shotgun sequence DNA:
- the LOC135097943 gene encoding uncharacterized protein LOC135097943, with the protein MDSLGYHTEGGEGALGMPEGGAVKEGGLEVKEMQKIPLILSASLVRPSFTEYLDRGFKIRVSQATLQNTAILPTCGVAALIVPLPPSSSSSSSKEETFDQLVDRVRAFSRVHAGGVVILVGAVFGMEEVNGVLGKLSRRLLPRPPLLLPAHGEAQAAAHIQLLAKK; encoded by the exons atggacagcttaggataccacacggaggggggtgaaggagccttggggatgcctgaaggaggggcagtgaaggagggaggcctggaggtgaaggaaatgcagaaaattcctcTAATACTGAGCGCTTCTCTGGTCAGACcatccttcactgaatatttgGACCGAGGCTTCAAGATACGAG TGAGCCAGGCGACCCTCCAGAACACCGCCATCCTGCCCACTTGTGGTGTGGCAGCCCTGATcgtacccctccctccctcatcctcctcctcctccagcaaagAAGAGACCTTTGACCAGCTGGTGGACag ggTCCGCGCCTTTAGCCGAGTACACGCGGGGGGCGTTGTAATACTGGTGGGTGctgtgtttggcatggaggagGTGAACGGGGTGTTGGGGAAGTTATCAAGGAGGTTACTACCACGCCCACCCCTGCTACTGCCTGCCCACGGGGAAGCCCAGGCTGCCGCGCACATACAACTACTGGCaaag